CACCTTTTGAAGGATACCAGTACCCGCAGATTTTGTCCTTCAGCTCGGACGATCCTCAATCACTCGCGGTGGCCGGGCACGATCAATGCCGGGGATACGAAGTCGCAAGTTCCGAGTATCAATCTAGCAACGAGTTCCAGCGAATCACACAGGAGACAGAGGCGTTTTATATCGACCTTTACAACCAAGCACTGTCCGGTGTGTACGACCGCTCTTCCGCGACGTACAAGAATGCCTACGACATCGCGGAGTACTTGGAATATGAGTTGATCCACAACGGAACTTTGATGCACGTATTGAGTATGGAAGACATCAAGCATGCGCGCTTGCTGGCCGACCAGTATCTCTGGGCAACAAACGGAAGGAAATCTACTTGGAATTCCCTGTTGTCTAGTCACACCGATACTGCTATTCACACTATTGCCGGACGAACCCTAGCGTCACGCATCTTGGAAGCCTTTGGAACCAATGTCCAATATCGGGGAGCAAACGAGAAAATGACTCTTGCATTTGGCGGTCCTGAGCCTGCCATAGCTCTTGCATCGCTTACGGAACTGTCATCTAGGTATGACGGTTTCTATCCGCGTCCGTCGCTTGGTGGTTCGATGTTATTTGAGCTCTACAGCCGGGAAACTGAAGACAACCCGACCTATCCAGATCCTTCCGAACTTTACGTGCGGTTCGTACTTCACAATGGAACCGATTCTTCTACCAGATTCACTACATACCCTCTCTTTGGATCTGGACCCAGCAATATCGAGATGCGGTACAGTGAATTTCAAGCGGAGATGGAGCAAATTGCCACCCGGTCAACTCGCGAGTGGTGTTATGAGTGTGGCTCGTCAGCCGTGTTCTGCTCCGGTGTTCTGAGCAGAAACAGAGAGCCAACAGACAATGACGACCGTATGGACCCAGGAGTTGCTGGTGTCATAGGAGCAGTGGTGACCGTTGTTGTCTTTGGTTCGATTGGGAGCGTTTTCGGTCTGCTTACTGCCCTCCGCAATCGCAAATCACGCCAAGGGAAACAGGGAGGATTCAAAGGAGACCGGAAGATGGCGGGCGATGCTGATATTACGTTCAGAAATCCTTCATGGGGCGATGCCTACACAGCTGGAAAGCAGAAGTCGGACGACGATATGAGCGGGGCGGTTGTCGTTAGAGGGCAGGAACGTTCAGGCAGCTGGGAAATGACGGAGCCGAAGGAGCGTAATGGAAACAGCCCTAAGAATACCGGGGAGTCAGTGCGCTCTCCTTTCGACGACGAAAATGAAAATGACGAGGAGTGTCTTGTTCACAGCGCTGTTGAGCCGGTCAAAGTGCGCGAAACTGTTTAGTATAGTTCTGTATTAGAAAACCCGCCTCTAATTCGCAGAAGTTTACGACTATCTAATTGACCTTCctatttctctctct
This region of Aspergillus chevalieri M1 DNA, chromosome 4, nearly complete sequence genomic DNA includes:
- a CDS encoding uncharacterized protein (COG:S;~EggNog:ENOG410PMWW;~InterPro:IPR000560,IPR029033;~SECRETED:SignalP(1-23);~TransMembrane:1 (n7-18c23/24o453-479i)) — translated: MLPVQRWSLALAVALQAATSASAQGLSEKVWAVFAYTLHGDNIPTALPRPKNLSPYGANELYAAGSSFRDRYIAVHSNDSAEKLRIQNLSPYVLDSEEVIVLSSTEQSVVGSAQAFMQGLYPPLKQSGNLTYSDSSSVLANGSITTAPFEGYQYPQILSFSSDDPQSLAVAGHDQCRGYEVASSEYQSSNEFQRITQETEAFYIDLYNQALSGVYDRSSATYKNAYDIAEYLEYELIHNGTLMHVLSMEDIKHARLLADQYLWATNGRKSTWNSLLSSHTDTAIHTIAGRTLASRILEAFGTNVQYRGANEKMTLAFGGPEPAIALASLTELSSRYDGFYPRPSLGGSMLFELYSRETEDNPTYPDPSELYVRFVLHNGTDSSTRFTTYPLFGSGPSNIEMRYSEFQAEMEQIATRSTREWCYECGSSAVFCSGVLSRNREPTDNDDRMDPGVAGVIGAVVTVVVFGSIGSVFGLLTALRNRKSRQGKQGGFKGDRKMAGDADITFRNPSWGDAYTAGKQKSDDDMSGAVVVRGQERSGSWEMTEPKERNGNSPKNTGESVRSPFDDENENDEECLVHSAVEPVKVRETV